In Amycolatopsis sp. EV170708-02-1, the following are encoded in one genomic region:
- a CDS encoding LamG domain-containing protein: MAGPLADGKLYAFHSQSHDGIDPGEKSAYCEFHIDVTRPHAPPTIATADGRYPSDGVVHGGVGVSGDFTLAAAGVADVAGYLVGVADPPAHFVPATALGGTATAGVTPEWRGTNTLYVRSVDRAGNQSGTAQYHFRVGSGAPPVGRWKLDEATGPTLADTAEGRQPATLSGGAPGAPGRLFGGPTALAGGTAATAGPVVGTADSFSVAAWVRSTAPAGTAVTQEGTHVGGFALGRAGDRWVFSMPQSDSGTAARSTASSAVPVRQGVWTHLAGTYDSATRKLTLYVDGRHAGETVAPAEAWAATGPLVLGRGLGAADPWQGELADVQVWPRRIYLSEITELANATTPVGEWLFEEESGVTALDTSGFGRNLTFPGGTHPGWGRREGHGGTGRSIHTGGRPGTTPGAVTRSTTGFAISAWVRIDQLTPGWQAAVAGHGSRTSPFFLQYAATSRKWAFAVTGADVDNPVQHRAYSTGEAVPGRWTHLVGVHDPGARQVRLYVDGQLASTVSAPTSWDSAGPLIVGQGRWNGADSDSWFGGLDDVRVLAGVPTDLEITALYQQ, encoded by the coding sequence ATGGCGGGTCCGCTGGCCGACGGGAAGCTCTATGCCTTCCACAGCCAGTCCCACGACGGCATCGACCCCGGTGAGAAGTCCGCGTACTGCGAGTTCCACATCGACGTGACCCGCCCGCACGCGCCGCCCACCATTGCCACCGCCGATGGCCGCTACCCGTCCGATGGCGTTGTCCACGGTGGGGTGGGTGTCAGCGGAGACTTCACGCTCGCGGCCGCGGGCGTCGCCGACGTCGCCGGCTACCTCGTCGGGGTCGCGGACCCGCCCGCGCACTTCGTGCCCGCCACCGCCCTTGGCGGCACGGCGACCGCCGGAGTGACGCCGGAATGGCGCGGTACCAACACGTTGTACGTCCGGTCGGTGGACAGGGCGGGTAACCAGTCCGGCACCGCCCAGTACCACTTCCGGGTCGGCTCGGGCGCTCCTCCGGTCGGCCGCTGGAAGCTGGACGAAGCGACCGGCCCGACTCTCGCCGACACGGCGGAGGGACGGCAACCGGCGACCTTGAGCGGTGGTGCCCCCGGCGCGCCCGGCAGGCTCTTCGGCGGCCCCACCGCCCTGGCCGGCGGTACTGCGGCCACGGCGGGACCGGTGGTCGGTACCGCCGACAGTTTCAGCGTGGCCGCGTGGGTGCGCTCGACCGCGCCCGCAGGTACGGCCGTCACCCAAGAGGGCACTCACGTGGGTGGCTTCGCGCTCGGGCGTGCCGGTGACCGTTGGGTGTTCTCGATGCCGCAGAGCGACAGCGGCACCGCCGCACGCAGCACGGCGTCCTCCGCCGTTCCTGTGCGTCAAGGCGTGTGGACCCACTTGGCGGGCACCTACGACTCGGCGACCCGCAAGCTCACCTTGTACGTCGACGGGCGCCATGCCGGGGAGACCGTCGCTCCGGCGGAGGCATGGGCCGCGACCGGCCCGCTGGTTCTGGGACGGGGCCTCGGTGCCGCCGATCCTTGGCAGGGAGAGCTGGCCGACGTCCAGGTCTGGCCCCGCCGGATCTATCTCAGCGAAATCACCGAGCTGGCCAACGCGACCACCCCGGTCGGTGAGTGGCTCTTCGAGGAGGAGTCCGGGGTCACTGCGCTCGACACCTCTGGTTTCGGCAGGAACTTGACCTTCCCCGGCGGCACTCATCCCGGCTGGGGGAGGCGCGAGGGCCACGGCGGGACGGGACGCTCGATCCACACCGGCGGCAGGCCGGGGACGACGCCGGGAGCGGTGACGCGGTCCACAACCGGGTTCGCGATATCCGCGTGGGTGAGGATCGACCAGCTGACGCCGGGCTGGCAGGCGGCGGTCGCGGGCCACGGTTCACGCACGAGCCCGTTCTTCCTCCAGTACGCCGCGACTTCGCGGAAATGGGCGTTCGCCGTCACCGGTGCCGACGTCGACAACCCCGTGCAGCACCGCGCGTACTCGACCGGCGAAGCGGTGCCGGGGCGATGGACGCACCTGGTTGGGGTACACGACCCAGGAGCACGGCAAGTCCGGCTCTACGTCGACGGGCAACTCGCCTCGACCGTGTCGGCCCCGACGTCCTGGGACTCCGCAGGCCCGCTGATCGTCGGCCAAGGCCGGTGGAACGGCGCCGACTCCGATTCCTGGTTCGGCGGTCTCGACGACGTCCGGGTGCTGGCCGGCGTGCCGACAGACCTGGAAATCACCGCGCTCTACCAGCAGTGA